A single Lolium perenne isolate Kyuss_39 chromosome 6, Kyuss_2.0, whole genome shotgun sequence DNA region contains:
- the LOC127307598 gene encoding histone H3.2, which produces MARTKQTARKSTGGKAPRKQLATKAARKSAPATGGVKKPHRFRPGTVALREIRKYQKSTELLIRKLPFQRLVREIAQDFKTDLRFQSSAVSALQEAAEAYLVGLFEDTNLCAIHAKRVTIMPKDIQLARRIRGERA; this is translated from the coding sequence ATGGCCCGCACGAAGCAGACGGCGAGGAAGTCCACCGGCGGCAAGGCGCCGCGGAAGCAGCTGGCCACCAAGGCGGCGCGCAAGTCCGCCCCGGCCACCGGCGGCGTGAAGAAGCCCCACCGCTTCCGCCCCGGCACCGTCGCCCTCCGCGAGATCCGCAAGTACCAGAAGAGCACGGAGCTGCTCATCCGCAAGCTGCCCTTCCAGCGCCTCGTCAGGGAGATCGCGCAGGACTTCAAGACCGACCTCCGCTTCCAGAGCTCCGCCGTCTCCGCGCTCCAGGAGGCCGCCGAGGCCTACCTCGTCGGCCTCTTCGAGGACACCAACCTCTGCGCCATCCACGCCAAGCGCGTCACCATCATGCCCAAGGACATCCAGCTCGCTCGCCGCATCCGTGGAGAGAGGGCCTAG